From one Shewanella sp. GD04112 genomic stretch:
- a CDS encoding DUF4287 domain-containing protein gives MTTKTTPTTSQDSAKVKGPASYFPSIEKTYGQPISYWMSLLEGLEGKKHMEMVSWLKAEYQLGHGHANALVAYFINEKSR, from the coding sequence ATGACAACAAAAACAACACCTACAACATCGCAAGATTCGGCCAAGGTAAAAGGGCCAGCTTCCTATTTTCCCTCAATCGAGAAAACCTATGGACAGCCGATCTCCTATTGGATGAGTTTACTTGAAGGACTCGAAGGCAAAAAACACATGGAAATGGTGAGCTGGCTTAAGGCGGAATATCAACTCGGTCATGGACATGCGAATGCACTAGTGGCTTATTTTATCAATGAAAAGAGTCGATAG
- the xerD gene encoding site-specific tyrosine recombinase XerD yields MAKTYQCDPLIDAFLDDLWSSKGLSDNTLSAYRTDLRHFDRYQQSQGLRLIEVEQADVRAYLAYRVEQQFARTSSARLLSSLRRFYTYLLQTKQIAGDPMALIESPKLSRQLPDSLSESQVDRLLAEPNVDDPVECRDKAMLELLYATGLRVSELVGLTLEQMSLRQGLVRIVGKGGKERLVPMGELAITEVERYLSFARHELLGNIQSDVVFPSKRAQMMTRQTFWHRIKLYASRAGIETELSPHTLRHAFATHLLNHGADLRVVQLLLGHSDLSTTQIYTHVARARLQELHQQHHPRG; encoded by the coding sequence GTGGCTAAAACCTATCAGTGCGATCCGCTTATCGATGCCTTTCTCGATGATCTTTGGTCCAGTAAGGGCTTAAGTGATAACACCTTGAGTGCCTATCGCACCGATTTACGCCATTTTGACCGCTATCAACAGAGCCAAGGCCTGCGGTTAATCGAGGTCGAGCAAGCCGATGTGCGTGCCTATTTAGCCTACCGAGTCGAACAACAATTTGCCCGCACCAGTAGCGCACGTTTACTCAGTAGTTTACGGCGCTTTTACACTTATTTATTGCAGACCAAACAGATTGCTGGCGATCCTATGGCGCTGATTGAATCGCCCAAATTGAGTCGGCAATTGCCAGATTCTTTAAGTGAGTCACAGGTCGATAGATTGCTGGCCGAGCCCAATGTGGACGACCCCGTCGAGTGCCGTGATAAAGCCATGCTTGAACTCTTATACGCCACAGGATTGCGGGTGAGTGAGCTGGTTGGGCTCACCCTGGAGCAGATGAGTTTGCGCCAAGGTTTAGTGCGGATTGTGGGTAAGGGCGGTAAAGAGCGGTTAGTGCCCATGGGCGAGCTGGCCATTACCGAGGTTGAGCGTTACTTAAGTTTTGCGCGCCACGAACTCTTGGGCAATATTCAGTCCGATGTGGTATTTCCTTCGAAGCGGGCACAGATGATGACAAGGCAAACCTTTTGGCATCGGATCAAGCTCTATGCGAGCCGCGCCGGCATCGAAACTGAACTTTCACCCCATACCCTGCGTCATGCCTTTGCCACCCACTTACTTAACCATGGCGCCGACCTTAGGGTGGTACAATTACTCTTAGGTCACAGTGACTTATCGACGACTCAAATTTATACCCATGTGGCGCGAGCGAGATTACAAGAGTTGCACCAACAGCATCATCCTCGCGGTTAA
- the dsbC gene encoding bifunctional protein-disulfide isomerase/oxidoreductase DsbC, whose product MKLTRALSLVFALVVAPLASAATATTPDTAAIKQKLSEMLDVEVISMQDSPIEGLYQAMTNRGVLYISRDGSKLFHGNLYDIDKGMKNLTEAALAGPRLAMMKPLEDHMLVYKAKDEKHVVTVFTDVSCGYCRKLHSQMADYNKLGITVRYLAFPRAGVPSANADEMQAIWCAKDPLKAMTEAKAGKKVSAATCDAKIAEQYELGTSFGVNGTPAIVLEDGNMIPGYQPPADLLRTLEARK is encoded by the coding sequence ATGAAGTTGACCCGAGCATTATCTTTAGTTTTCGCGCTTGTTGTTGCGCCTCTGGCCAGCGCCGCTACGGCGACCACTCCCGACACAGCTGCGATTAAGCAAAAACTCAGCGAGATGTTAGACGTTGAAGTGATTTCAATGCAGGATTCACCTATCGAAGGTTTATATCAAGCCATGACCAACCGTGGCGTGCTTTATATCAGCCGCGATGGCTCAAAACTGTTCCACGGTAATTTATACGATATTGATAAGGGCATGAAAAACCTGACGGAAGCGGCGCTTGCAGGCCCTCGTCTGGCGATGATGAAGCCGCTTGAAGATCATATGCTGGTATATAAAGCCAAGGATGAAAAACACGTTGTGACTGTGTTTACCGATGTGAGCTGTGGCTACTGCCGTAAGTTACATAGCCAAATGGCCGACTACAACAAGCTTGGCATTACCGTGCGTTACTTAGCCTTCCCACGTGCTGGTGTACCATCTGCCAATGCCGATGAGATGCAGGCTATTTGGTGTGCTAAGGATCCATTAAAGGCCATGACAGAAGCTAAGGCTGGCAAAAAAGTATCCGCCGCGACCTGTGATGCCAAGATTGCCGAGCAATATGAGCTAGGTACCAGCTTTGGCGTTAACGGCACGCCTGCAATCGTATTGGAAGACGGTAATATGATCCCAGGATATCAACCACCTGCCGATCTACTGCGTACTTTAGAAGCTCGCAAATAA
- the recJ gene encoding single-stranded-DNA-specific exonuclease RecJ, with protein MIHKIVRRPTVDDSHLPAHLPPLLRQLYARRGVMPNECELVLKGLLRPDTMKGLEPAAKLIADAMQQDKSILIVGDFDADGATSTSVCLLALRMMGASKVDYLIPNRFDYGYGLSPEIVAVAASKQAELLITVDNGISSIEGVAAAKTFGMQVVITDHHLPGHELPAADAIVNPNQPGCQFASKSIAGVGVAFYLMTALRAELRTRHWYQARGIAEPNLGTLLDIVALGTVADVVSLDANNRILVEAGLQRVRSGRCRVGITALLEVAKRNPARIVASDFGFAVGPRLNAAGRLDEMALGVETLLCEDIMYARRMAAELDSLNQERRELEVGMQQEALKSLEYLKLNEEQLPWGIALFQEDWHQGVIGILASRIKDKYHRPVIAFADAGNGEIKGSARSIKGLHMRDLLELVNSRHPGLISKFGGHAMAAGLTLKSGGFATFAKAYDDAVRELLKPEQLTGELWSDGELTPTELTLEIAQLLRNAGPWGQSFEEPLFDGYFKIIQQRIVGERHLKLVLETPCSTVMLDAIAFNVDLHTWPDATIQHARIVYKLDVNEYRGNFTLQLMVEQIEPM; from the coding sequence TTGATCCATAAGATAGTCCGTCGCCCAACCGTTGATGATAGCCATTTACCCGCTCACCTTCCGCCGTTATTAAGACAGCTTTACGCCCGCCGTGGTGTTATGCCCAACGAATGCGAACTGGTGCTCAAAGGCCTGCTAAGACCCGATACAATGAAGGGCTTGGAGCCGGCCGCTAAGTTGATTGCCGATGCGATGCAGCAGGATAAGTCGATACTGATCGTCGGCGATTTCGATGCCGATGGCGCTACCTCGACTAGCGTGTGTTTGTTAGCGTTACGGATGATGGGCGCGAGCAAGGTCGATTATCTGATCCCCAATCGTTTCGACTACGGTTATGGTCTGAGTCCTGAGATTGTCGCCGTGGCGGCATCCAAACAGGCAGAATTACTTATCACTGTTGATAACGGCATTTCCTCGATTGAGGGTGTAGCTGCCGCCAAAACCTTTGGCATGCAGGTGGTGATCACCGACCATCACTTACCCGGCCATGAGTTACCGGCGGCCGATGCCATAGTGAATCCCAATCAGCCGGGTTGTCAGTTTGCTAGTAAATCCATTGCTGGCGTCGGGGTCGCCTTTTATCTGATGACGGCGCTTAGGGCAGAGCTGCGCACTCGTCATTGGTATCAAGCCCGAGGCATTGCCGAGCCCAACCTAGGTACTCTGCTGGATATTGTTGCCCTTGGCACTGTGGCCGACGTGGTGTCGCTCGATGCCAACAATCGTATTTTGGTCGAGGCGGGATTGCAGCGGGTACGCAGTGGTCGATGCCGCGTAGGCATTACCGCCTTACTCGAAGTGGCCAAACGTAATCCTGCTCGCATTGTTGCCTCGGACTTTGGCTTTGCCGTAGGGCCAAGGCTCAATGCCGCCGGCCGGCTGGATGAAATGGCGCTAGGCGTTGAAACCCTGCTGTGCGAAGACATCATGTATGCAAGGCGGATGGCGGCAGAGCTCGATAGTCTCAACCAAGAGCGTCGTGAGCTTGAGGTCGGGATGCAGCAAGAGGCGCTGAAAAGTCTTGAATATCTAAAGCTTAATGAAGAGCAACTTCCGTGGGGTATTGCCCTCTTTCAAGAGGATTGGCACCAAGGGGTTATCGGAATTCTTGCCTCACGGATTAAAGATAAATACCACAGACCCGTTATCGCCTTTGCCGACGCGGGGAATGGTGAAATTAAAGGCTCGGCGCGTTCTATCAAAGGCTTGCATATGCGCGATCTGCTGGAGTTGGTTAACTCGCGTCATCCTGGGCTTATCAGCAAATTTGGCGGCCATGCAATGGCGGCGGGCTTAACTTTAAAGTCTGGTGGCTTCGCAACCTTTGCTAAAGCCTATGATGATGCGGTGCGTGAACTGTTAAAGCCTGAGCAGCTCACGGGTGAGCTTTGGTCTGATGGCGAATTAACGCCGACGGAACTTACCCTCGAAATCGCCCAGTTACTGCGTAATGCGGGACCTTGGGGTCAGTCCTTCGAGGAGCCATTATTCGATGGTTATTTTAAGATTATCCAGCAGCGGATTGTGGGGGAGCGCCACCTTAAATTAGTGCTTGAAACCCCATGCAGTACCGTGATGTTAGATGCGATTGCCTTTAATGTGGATTTACACACTTGGCCCGATGCGACGATTCAACATGCGCGCATCGTCTATAAGTTGGATGTGAACGAATATCGCGGTAATTTCACCCTGCAGTTGATGGTCGAGCAAATCGAGCCAATGTAG
- a CDS encoding two-component system response regulator has translation MQSTSEHKKTLLLVDDEPVNLRVLKQVLHQDYHLIFAKSGEEALRLAQTELPSLILLDIMMPNMTGLEVCQLLKNIPETKSIPVIFVTALNDEHDEAAGFAVGGVDYIVKPISATVVKARVKTHLSLVQADELRRTRLQVIQRLGRAAEYKDNETGTHVLRMSHYSKILALAYGLSEAQADDLLHAAPMHDIGKIGIPDSIMLKPGKLTDEEFAIMKTHPHIGAEIIGEADSELLRLAKSVALTHHEKWNGTGYPNGLKGEAIPLEGRIVALADVFDALTSKRPYKEAWSVEKTMDYIQEQSGVHFDPELVRLFTDNLDKVLEIKNKWIDS, from the coding sequence ATGCAGTCTACATCTGAACATAAGAAAACCTTATTGTTGGTGGATGATGAGCCCGTTAACTTACGGGTGCTCAAGCAAGTTTTACATCAGGATTACCATCTTATCTTTGCCAAAAGTGGCGAAGAGGCCCTGCGCCTCGCGCAAACTGAGCTGCCATCGCTGATCCTACTGGATATTATGATGCCCAATATGACGGGGCTAGAAGTCTGTCAGTTGCTGAAAAATATCCCAGAGACCAAGTCGATCCCTGTGATTTTTGTCACCGCTTTGAATGATGAGCACGATGAAGCGGCGGGCTTTGCCGTGGGCGGGGTGGATTATATTGTGAAGCCGATTTCGGCCACCGTAGTCAAAGCGCGGGTGAAAACCCATTTATCCTTAGTGCAGGCCGATGAATTGCGCCGCACTCGCTTGCAAGTGATCCAACGTTTAGGTCGCGCCGCCGAATATAAAGATAATGAAACCGGTACCCATGTGCTGCGCATGAGCCATTATTCTAAAATTTTGGCCTTGGCCTACGGCCTGAGTGAGGCGCAGGCGGATGATTTATTACACGCGGCGCCCATGCACGACATAGGTAAAATTGGTATTCCCGATAGCATTATGCTCAAACCGGGTAAGTTGACCGATGAAGAGTTTGCCATTATGAAAACCCATCCCCATATTGGCGCCGAAATTATCGGTGAAGCGGATTCCGAGCTGCTACGGTTAGCTAAATCCGTCGCGCTGACTCATCACGAAAAATGGAACGGCACAGGTTACCCTAATGGATTGAAAGGCGAAGCCATTCCACTAGAGGGACGCATAGTTGCCCTCGCCGATGTGTTTGACGCCCTGACCAGTAAACGCCCCTATAAAGAGGCTTGGTCAGTCGAGAAGACCATGGACTATATCCAGGAGCAGAGCGGGGTGCATTTCGACCCCGAGTTGGTGCGCTTATTTACCGATAACTTAGATAAAGTGCTAGAGATTAAAAATAAATGGATAGATAGCTGA
- a CDS encoding MHYT domain-containing protein, giving the protein MGLEHMAFDWLSQFFISSQDSLLLNVYYNPLLVTISILIAIFAAFMAFQVTSQAVQSQSRARQQIMLLTGCVVLGGGVWSMHFIGMLAFDLCSPVTYNFGLTVLSLLPSIGASWVALNLLSKPSFQLSQVLISGILVGAGIGTMHYVGMAAMEMAPLLRYDPWIFALSIVVAVLLAIIALWVRTGLNQLISSNMNSISCNFIASIVMGLAISGMHYTGMAAARFVKPEGLELSEQTSEISFYLALGVSVITTAIICLVLIVNVIFKYKDLSLLAKSNEDRMRAMMNTAVDGIITIDGQGIIVNVNKAVTTILGWLPAELLGANVKKIVPEAIRSHHDGYLARYAQTREAQIIGTGREVEAQHKAGHLVPVRLSIGHVMQGKAHYFVGFISDLSQRNEMEQELKNNEAKFRSLITNIPGIAYRCKSTEGWPMVFISDAVQNITGYPAEDFELPHPKRFFSDLYHPDDIDTIYAQAQPPTFSMEYRIIRADGGVRWLFEHGNYILDETSKEVWIDGFLMDITERKEMEQDLVTAKNNAEQAAAARAAFLANMSHEIRTPMNAIIGFSDILLESVLDVEQQKQLSTINRSAKSLLHLLNDVLDSAKLDKGKLELENRVFCLTDEIDTVISTLWLQAKKQRLSLEVDVAPTMAANFIGSPERIRQVLINLIGNAVKFTCEGTVTVRVFAQGTTQDTTQVTFEIIDTGIGMSPEQLNRVFEAFAQADASMSRKYGGTGLGTTISKQLVELMGGELTAESTLGQGSTFRFTIPLQPSSEPLSNQRTDNGTLPPLTLLVVDDIQQNIDLLSVWLTRQGHKVITARDGEQALLRMQKADIDITLMDLQMPVMDGLTAAKMRREQEVASQLPRMPIIALTASVLEQDKSAAEQAGMDGFANKPIDFVLLTREIARVLQLNLPQAEFVSSQPASTQLVDEAKGVKLWGSKPQFIKELMKFIAQWPEKNQALQQAINTQDTVTIKLLSHSLKGVSGNLGLLQWMAHFGQLEQLAQAESLSREAMEAIVAKVSDSLVEIGDYIEGTTMPTASASAVHVGTSDPAELLAHIDALLASIAHHSFEESDLEAFTARIDEHLRLHVAMITEALDNFDFDIAHNELTELRRTITANKE; this is encoded by the coding sequence ATGGGCTTGGAACATATGGCTTTTGATTGGTTATCGCAGTTTTTTATTTCTTCCCAAGACAGCCTATTGCTGAATGTCTATTACAATCCCCTGCTGGTCACTATTTCCATTCTGATTGCGATTTTTGCCGCTTTTATGGCCTTTCAGGTCACCTCCCAAGCGGTGCAGAGTCAATCGAGAGCGCGGCAACAGATCATGTTACTGACGGGGTGCGTCGTCCTCGGCGGTGGCGTCTGGTCGATGCATTTTATCGGAATGTTGGCCTTCGATTTATGTTCGCCCGTGACCTATAACTTTGGGCTCACGGTACTATCCCTTTTGCCTAGTATTGGTGCCTCATGGGTGGCGCTGAATTTGCTCTCTAAGCCGAGTTTTCAACTTTCCCAAGTGCTGATTAGCGGCATCTTAGTGGGCGCTGGGATTGGCACTATGCACTATGTGGGGATGGCGGCCATGGAGATGGCACCATTACTGCGTTATGACCCATGGATTTTTGCGCTGTCTATCGTAGTCGCCGTGCTACTCGCCATTATTGCGCTGTGGGTGCGCACTGGGCTGAATCAGCTTATTTCCTCCAACATGAATAGCATTAGCTGTAATTTTATCGCCAGTATCGTGATGGGACTGGCGATTTCGGGCATGCATTACACTGGCATGGCGGCGGCGCGATTCGTTAAACCAGAAGGTTTGGAGCTGAGCGAGCAGACCTCGGAAATCTCATTTTATCTGGCGCTCGGCGTCTCGGTGATCACCACTGCAATTATCTGCTTAGTGCTGATTGTGAATGTGATCTTTAAGTATAAAGACCTGTCTTTACTCGCAAAATCCAATGAAGACCGCATGCGCGCCATGATGAATACCGCCGTCGATGGCATTATCACAATCGATGGCCAAGGTATCATAGTGAATGTGAACAAGGCGGTGACCACTATTTTAGGTTGGTTGCCTGCTGAACTGCTTGGGGCGAATGTGAAAAAAATCGTCCCAGAGGCGATTCGGTCGCACCACGATGGCTATTTAGCTAGGTATGCACAGACCCGTGAAGCGCAGATTATTGGCACGGGGCGAGAGGTCGAAGCGCAACATAAGGCGGGTCATTTAGTGCCAGTGCGCCTGAGTATCGGCCATGTGATGCAGGGCAAAGCCCATTACTTTGTCGGTTTCATCTCCGATCTCAGCCAACGCAATGAGATGGAGCAAGAGCTTAAAAACAATGAGGCCAAGTTTCGCTCGCTGATCACCAACATTCCAGGCATTGCCTATCGCTGTAAAAGCACCGAGGGCTGGCCTATGGTATTTATCAGCGACGCGGTGCAGAACATCACTGGCTATCCTGCCGAAGACTTCGAACTTCCCCATCCGAAACGTTTCTTCTCGGATCTCTATCATCCGGACGATATTGATACCATTTACGCCCAAGCGCAGCCGCCGACCTTTTCGATGGAATATCGCATTATCCGCGCAGATGGCGGGGTACGTTGGCTGTTTGAACACGGCAATTACATCCTCGATGAAACCAGCAAAGAGGTGTGGATTGACGGCTTCCTGATGGATATCACTGAGCGTAAGGAGATGGAACAGGACTTAGTGACGGCAAAGAATAATGCCGAGCAGGCGGCAGCGGCGCGTGCGGCCTTCTTGGCCAATATGAGCCATGAGATCCGCACGCCAATGAATGCCATCATCGGCTTTAGCGACATTTTGTTGGAGTCTGTATTAGATGTTGAGCAGCAAAAACAGCTCTCTACCATCAATCGCTCCGCTAAATCTTTGCTGCACCTACTCAACGATGTGCTCGATAGCGCCAAGCTCGACAAGGGTAAACTGGAATTAGAAAACCGAGTGTTTTGCTTAACAGATGAAATCGATACCGTGATTTCAACTCTGTGGTTGCAGGCGAAGAAGCAGCGTTTATCCCTCGAGGTCGATGTTGCGCCGACGATGGCGGCAAACTTTATCGGCTCTCCGGAGCGTATCCGCCAAGTGCTGATCAATTTGATTGGCAATGCGGTTAAATTTACCTGCGAGGGGACGGTGACGGTCAGAGTCTTTGCGCAAGGCACGACCCAAGACACAACTCAAGTCACCTTCGAGATTATCGATACTGGAATTGGTATGTCGCCTGAGCAGCTTAATCGGGTATTTGAAGCGTTTGCCCAAGCCGATGCCTCCATGAGCCGCAAATACGGAGGCACTGGGCTTGGGACGACCATCAGTAAGCAGTTGGTCGAACTGATGGGCGGAGAGCTCACCGCCGAAAGTACTTTGGGCCAAGGCAGTACATTCCGCTTTACTATTCCCTTACAACCTAGCTCTGAGCCACTATCGAACCAGCGCACCGACAATGGAACATTACCGCCCCTGACGCTACTCGTTGTCGATGATATTCAGCAGAATATCGATCTCCTGTCCGTATGGTTAACCCGTCAAGGGCATAAAGTGATCACCGCCCGCGATGGTGAACAGGCGCTGCTGCGGATGCAAAAAGCCGACATCGATATCACGCTGATGGATCTGCAAATGCCAGTCATGGATGGTTTGACGGCGGCGAAGATGCGCCGTGAGCAAGAAGTCGCATCTCAATTACCCCGTATGCCAATTATTGCCTTAACCGCGAGCGTGTTAGAGCAAGATAAGAGCGCCGCCGAGCAAGCCGGTATGGATGGCTTTGCCAATAAGCCCATCGATTTTGTGCTGCTGACGCGGGAAATTGCCAGAGTGTTGCAGCTTAATCTGCCTCAGGCCGAGTTTGTCTCTTCGCAGCCTGCTAGCACGCAATTAGTCGATGAAGCCAAGGGGGTGAAATTGTGGGGCTCTAAACCGCAATTTATCAAAGAGTTGATGAAGTTTATTGCCCAATGGCCAGAGAAAAATCAAGCGCTACAACAGGCGATAAATACCCAAGATACTGTGACCATTAAGCTCTTAAGCCATAGTTTGAAAGGCGTCAGTGGGAATTTGGGTCTATTGCAGTGGATGGCGCACTTTGGCCAGTTAGAGCAGTTGGCGCAAGCTGAGTCGCTCTCGCGTGAAGCCATGGAGGCCATTGTTGCTAAGGTAAGCGACTCCCTCGTCGAGATTGGGGATTATATCGAGGGCACCACAATGCCAACGGCCAGCGCCTCCGCCGTCCATGTGGGGACAAGCGATCCAGCAGAATTATTAGCGCATATTGATGCCTTGCTGGCATCGATTGCGCACCATAGTTTTGAAGAGTCTGATCTTGAGGCGTTTACCGCTCGTATTGATGAACATCTGCGCCTTCATGTGGCCATGATTACCGAAGCCTTAGACAACTTTGATTTTGATATTGCCCATAACGAATTGACCGAGTTACGGCGTACTATCACCGCGAATAAGGAGTAG
- the brnQ gene encoding branched-chain amino acid transport system II carrier protein, with amino-acid sequence MGLSVQDNQMSIGDTLGLGFMTFAFFLGAGNLIFPPFAGMLAGENMPLAMLGFLITAVGLPLVGLIAVAKAQGKVMAMLPVFAATALAIAIYIIIGPAFAAPRTGLVAYEIGAKPFIDNTSATIMLGSLSLNLSQLIYTLCFFTVTMLLALFPGKLLDSVGKVLTPILLLLLVGLALSVVFLPAAEVGVAVGDYQNHPLTKGILEGYNTMDTLASLMFGMLIIDLLRKKGIDQPSAQTKYLIRAAFIAAAGLAFVYVSLFFLGATAGDIAVGAKNGGEILTNYVTREFGSLGTVLLSTVVTLACLTTAVGLVSACSEFFNELMPKLSYRFLVVLLSAICALIANVGLSQLITISIPVLMAVYPVAIALVAVTFLTEYFPRPQFAHRAALSVALLFGIFDGMKVAAKSLTGEDGKGVTEAAQSFIDLVSGMSPTLSILPLYEEGMAWLLPTLVVIVLCLIIRGSGAKTVSAA; translated from the coding sequence ATGGGGCTTTCCGTGCAAGACAATCAGATGAGTATCGGGGATACATTAGGCTTAGGTTTTATGACCTTCGCGTTTTTTTTGGGGGCGGGTAACTTAATTTTTCCACCCTTTGCGGGCATGTTGGCCGGGGAGAATATGCCCCTTGCCATGTTAGGTTTTCTCATCACTGCCGTAGGTTTACCTTTAGTCGGGCTCATTGCTGTTGCTAAGGCTCAAGGTAAGGTTATGGCAATGCTACCAGTGTTTGCGGCAACTGCATTGGCTATCGCGATTTATATCATTATTGGACCTGCGTTTGCGGCGCCACGTACGGGCCTTGTGGCCTATGAAATCGGCGCTAAGCCCTTTATCGACAACACTAGCGCGACCATTATGCTCGGCAGTTTGTCGCTTAATTTGTCGCAACTTATCTATACCCTGTGCTTCTTTACTGTGACTATGCTGCTGGCATTGTTCCCCGGTAAATTACTCGACAGCGTCGGTAAGGTATTAACGCCTATCCTGTTGTTATTGCTGGTGGGGTTAGCCCTGTCTGTGGTGTTTTTGCCCGCTGCAGAAGTTGGCGTGGCCGTGGGTGACTACCAAAACCATCCGCTAACCAAAGGTATCCTCGAAGGCTACAACACCATGGATACCCTAGCATCTTTGATGTTTGGTATGTTGATTATCGATCTGCTGCGTAAAAAGGGGATCGACCAACCTAGCGCGCAGACTAAATACTTGATCCGCGCAGCCTTTATTGCGGCGGCAGGGCTTGCTTTTGTTTATGTATCTCTGTTCTTTTTAGGTGCGACGGCGGGTGATATTGCCGTGGGTGCGAAAAACGGTGGCGAGATTTTAACTAACTATGTAACACGCGAGTTTGGCAGTTTAGGTACTGTATTGCTGTCTACCGTTGTGACTCTAGCCTGTTTAACCACTGCGGTCGGTTTAGTGAGTGCCTGCTCAGAATTTTTCAATGAGCTGATGCCAAAGCTGTCTTACCGTTTCTTAGTGGTTCTGCTGAGCGCCATCTGTGCCTTAATCGCAAACGTTGGTCTGTCGCAGTTAATTACTATCAGTATTCCGGTGTTGATGGCGGTTTACCCTGTGGCGATTGCCTTAGTGGCGGTGACCTTCTTGACCGAATACTTCCCGCGTCCACAGTTTGCCCATCGCGCGGCACTGTCGGTAGCCTTGCTGTTCGGTATTTTCGATGGGATGAAAGTCGCGGCGAAAAGCCTCACTGGTGAAGACGGTAAAGGCGTGACTGAAGCGGCGCAAAGCTTTATCGATCTCGTCAGTGGTATGTCTCCTACGCTGTCTATCCTGCCACTGTATGAAGAGGGCATGGCGTGGTTATTACCAACACTAGTGGTGATTGTGCTCTGTTTAATCATTCGTGGTAGCGGCGCGAAAACTGTTAGCGCGGCATAA
- a CDS encoding GNAT family N-acetyltransferase produces the protein MEYRVSTAQTEMDFELIHGFISNSYWAQGMPPELLRKALSNSLCFGVFDQDNQQLAFARLITDKATFAYLADVFVLESHRGLGLSKMMMAAIMEHPDLQGLRRIMLATRDAHGLYAQFGFKAVDTPETLMQIRLESPYL, from the coding sequence ATGGAATACCGGGTCAGTACAGCGCAAACGGAAATGGATTTTGAGCTTATCCATGGTTTTATTTCCAACAGTTATTGGGCGCAGGGTATGCCGCCTGAACTCTTACGCAAGGCGCTTAGTAACAGTTTATGTTTTGGGGTGTTTGATCAGGATAATCAGCAGCTTGCCTTTGCACGACTGATTACCGATAAAGCCACCTTTGCCTACCTTGCCGATGTGTTTGTCCTCGAATCCCACCGCGGCTTAGGTTTAAGTAAGATGATGATGGCAGCAATTATGGAACATCCTGATCTGCAAGGATTAAGACGCATAATGCTCGCCACCCGCGATGCCCATGGACTCTACGCCCAGTTTGGTTTCAAAGCGGTCGATACACCAGAAACCTTAATGCAAATAAGGCTTGAGAGCCCCTACCTGTAG
- a CDS encoding methyltransferase: MAFTFKQFHIDDLNCGMPVSTDGVILGAWAPLSQAKHILDIGAGSGLLSLMAAQRSQGQITAVELEEKAAAACRYNMTQSPWAQRYQLIHGDIQHVCQQPEYQGHFDHIICNPPYFEHGPKANEQHRAMARHTDTLGFTPLLEAINQCLSLEGYASLILPIQSMTRFKTCLEQTELYLVQEVRVSSVENKAANRVLLLLAKTAQTKSHDEPCQYTELTLRGEDGRYTEQMIALTKDFYLKL, translated from the coding sequence ATGGCATTTACCTTTAAACAATTCCACATTGACGACCTTAATTGCGGCATGCCCGTCAGCACCGACGGCGTAATATTAGGCGCCTGGGCTCCCCTGTCGCAGGCTAAGCATATTCTCGATATTGGTGCGGGAAGTGGATTGTTAAGTTTAATGGCGGCGCAGCGTAGCCAAGGGCAGATCACCGCTGTCGAATTAGAAGAAAAAGCCGCAGCGGCCTGTAGATACAATATGACGCAAAGTCCGTGGGCGCAGCGCTACCAGCTTATACATGGCGATATTCAGCACGTTTGCCAACAACCTGAGTATCAAGGGCATTTCGACCATATCATCTGTAACCCGCCCTACTTTGAACATGGCCCCAAGGCAAACGAGCAACATAGGGCGATGGCGCGCCACACTGACACCTTAGGCTTTACGCCCTTACTCGAGGCGATAAATCAGTGCCTATCGCTTGAGGGTTACGCCAGCCTTATTTTGCCCATCCAAAGCATGACGCGCTTTAAGACTTGCCTAGAACAGACTGAACTTTATCTTGTGCAGGAAGTGAGGGTTAGTAGTGTGGAGAATAAGGCCGCCAATCGCGTATTACTGCTGTTGGCTAAGACTGCGCAGACTAAAAGTCACGATGAACCCTGCCAATACACAGAGCTCACCCTACGCGGGGAAGATGGCCGCTATACCGAGCAAATGATTGCCCTGACCAAAGATTTTTATCTAAAACTGTAA